Part of the Trichoderma asperellum chromosome 1, complete sequence genome is shown below.
TAGTTCTGCCACTTTTCTTGCCCGCCTTTTCCGCCTTCTCCGCCCTCACCTACTCGTTAGATTCCCACTATCGCCTTCaccccttctctctctttcttccatcGGCATCCCTCTTTCGCCTTTTCTACATAAAACCAGTTTCTTCTTGCACTTCGCATCACTGGATCGCGGCTGTTGATACATTGGGAAATCTCAGTATCGCAGAGCCGCATCTTGGAGAAGACCCTTTTGGCATCCACGTGCCCGCTTGACGTATCAATTCATTTGGCCACCGCTTGGATCTGACTATCCTCTTTGGCCTCAGCTTTGAATTGTAATATCCCACACCATCCCTCTcggttttctcttctccttcaacgTTGCGTGTTTCTCATTTTCCAAGTGATGTGCAAACAGCCGCCctgtgtttttttcttcttcccctctttcttcttcgcttgACTCGCTTTAAGCTGACATGAACCTTCCTGCAGACTATCATTCTTATCGCAATTCACATTCTTTCTCGCCAGGCGGCAGCCATCCGACTGAGAAACAAGACAGGAACCACTCTATATCCAACAATGGACGAAGAATCTTCTCCCCCAACTCTGCCTTTCCAATCTTCTGTGGCGTCTAGCTCGTCTGGCTCTGTACCCTCGCAAACAACCTATACAACAGCGGGGACTATCTACAACCCCAGCTCTTCTCAGCGGCTCCAGCCCCCTGCTCGCCGTGGCCGTTTGCTCAAGGCGACATCGGATTTTGATAACCTGAAATTCCCCAACTCCCCTCTTCCTAGACACCAGCCAGATGCGTTACATAGAGTCTACATGAGTGGAAATCTTGCCCAGACCCAGGCTCCCCCGGATCGACAAATCTCCTACGAGCCTCTGCAGCAGAACTATGATCGCGCTGTCAGCCCCGTGGGCACTCAGGATCAAGCGTCCAGAATGTCGTCGTCCATAAGCGTACAGTCGTCTGCTCCTATGTTTGACCTAAAGGGCAAAGGCATCGCGGCCGACGCGAGCAGCagtgatgacgaggacggcATCATAACCAGTGCCCTCATGAATATGACTGTCAAGTCTCTCCAGAACTTGGCCTCGTACCCGAATCCGAACCAAAAGAGCGCTCAGAAGGCGCTTCTTCGGGGGACAAAGCCAAGAGGTAACAGCACGTTGAGCGTACCATCCAGACTGGACACGCCTTCTACATATCGTAATACCAGCCCGATTGGAGGAAGCGTTCCCCTAGGTGAATATTTGCCGCCACATATGAGATCGCGGCTCCACGCTTTCTCGGATCCTGCCGTCTTTCGCTTCCCAAAGTCTCGGAAGAGTGCTCGAGTAACAATATCCGAAACCGCGGCAAATAGTGATTACAATAATACcatcgcatcatcatctcggcTTTCGACTCCATCTATCCATAGCGATAACTCGGATCTTCATCTTTCAACATCCATGAGCCTTGCTGCGAGCGCCGGCGCCCCTAAGCCATTGACTGCGGGCCCGCCTGGCCAACGTCAATATCGCCCTTCGACATTCGAATCGACATTCAAGGCGCTCAGCACCATGCCAACAGATTCTCAAGGTATCTTCGCCCAAGCCCGCGAAGATGATAACCATCTTTCCCTTGATTCTTTGTACAAATTCACTGAAACTCCAATGACTACTCAAGATTACATTGCACAAGATGAAGAGTTTATTCCATACTTCAGATCGTCGACGACAGAGGCTTTCGGGGCTATGCCAACTCCTATTCAAAATGAATTCGACAACGTTACAGAAGACTCAGTTCTCCCCAGAGAGACTCTGCAATATTATCCTGGCTATTCTGACTTTGAAGATTCTCCCGATGCGGATGAGCTGCAGTACCCTAGAGTGCCATCCAAGTGGACCTACCAAGCCAATGGtaatggcgatggagaggagTTATACTACTCCAATGCTCAAAGGGAGGCTTACTTCAACTCGATTGACCCTTACACTCCACAGGCCATATTTGATATTTGGTCTAATTACTACAATAGAGAACTCCGCGAGCCGACTGCTCCTATGTTTCCTCAGTGCATGGGACATCCAGCCTGCTTGACCGAAGCTGAAATACGGGAGCGAACTCGACAAACGCATATCAAATGGTACGCGGCAACTGGCTTGCTTGGAGATGCTTATCCACTGCCAAAGCCTATCGTGGAGCCCACCTATCCACCAAGGCCAAAGAATATTTATGGTGCCGTTGGCGATGGGCGCCCTTCGAAGGGAAGCTCTGCTTCTGGAGAAAGTGATGAGGCATTTGTAGAAAATATGCAGTTGCAGTCTAGTAAGGACCAGGTTAAAAGTGAACTCGCACTCTTGGACACAGTTCTAGGCCGAGCTAATTTGAACCCACGAAGAGGAAACAGGGTCGAGAAATGGAACTGATCAAAATGAGGAGTAGATATggatatttatagctaatcTGATAATGGAGAGCAGGAGAATTAGTTTAAAGCTTTGTGGGTAATGGTAGGTGAACGGTTGGATGAATAGAATAGGACTGGAATATCGGCTtgtgaagatgagagaagaggcgcCTGCTGGGGACTTGATTAGCATATATCAGAGATCCTGGAATATGAATACATAGGACGGCTAATTAGTAATAGGTATATCGCATGCATTTCGTGATATTTGGTTGGGCCTATTTCTCCGTCCACTTGTTTCTAAACTATGGCGATGGCTGCTAGGCTTCTAAGTAGGCAGCTAAGGAGAGGAGCCGGAAAGCTGCTGACAGGTTGATCGTGATGCCTAGCAGCACCAAAACACTGGCTCCTGGCGCATTTTGCTACTAATTTCTAACCTTCCCAATTTAGATAAATGTATACGCATTACAAACTGAGAATAATGGAATAAATAGTATTGCATTTCGCATGCATCTTAAAAATgggtggtgctgctgctaaagAAGACTTGTGCAGGTGTAGTGTGCATGTTAGTAGCTTCGTAGGCATGTCACAAGCGACGGATGTCTCTAAtatctacctagtacctTGTTGCCTTAAAATaaaggagggagaaaaaaaaaccatctCAATTGCAATTCACGTAGCCATGCAACTCTTTCAAAAAGACAAGGCTAATATCGCATGTTACAGAGCTCTGCGTGAACTAGGCGACGCGGAAACCCGGGAGGAAATGGGGGTCCAAAAACACAGCGTCTAGGATAGGGCttgccagcagcaagccaaTGGGAGCTGTGTGGTCCAGATTGATTCCAAAGGTGCGCCCGATTATGTTATATAGTTGCATCGAGGCTAAGATAAGATACAGGGCCTGGGCGTTAGGATAgacagaaaaagagcaagTCAGGATGGGGTTATGGAGCAGAGTACGTGTGTATATGGCTAGATGGCCATTTGCTTTTCGCGCATGGGATTGTGTGACGAGCATGGAGCATGGAGCATGGAGGTGATGGCACCCGTGTAAAAATTATGGGCGATATAAAGAATACACGACTTCCCGCTTTGAGGCGAGGGAGCTAAGCTGGTaca
Proteins encoded:
- a CDS encoding uncharacterized protein (EggNog:ENOG41), encoding MVSTVFFVIACLSVWLLNLVSLDVRTTIILIAIHILSRQAAAIRLRNKTGTTLYPTMDEESSPPTLPFQSSVASSSSGSVPSQTTYTTAGTIYNPSSSQRLQPPARRGRLLKATSDFDNLKFPNSPLPRHQPDALHRVYMSGNLAQTQAPPDRQISYEPLQQNYDRAVSPVGTQDQASRMSSSISVQSSAPMFDLKGKGIAADASSSDDEDGIITSALMNMTVKSLQNLASYPNPNQKSAQKALLRGTKPRGNSTLSVPSRLDTPSTYRNTSPIGGSVPLGEYLPPHMRSRLHAFSDPAVFRFPKSRKSARVTISETAANSDYNNTIASSSRLSTPSIHSDNSDLHLSTSMSLAASAGAPKPLTAGPPGQRQYRPSTFESTFKALSTMPTDSQGIFAQAREDDNHLSLDSLYKFTETPMTTQDYIAQDEEFIPYFRSSTTEAFGAMPTPIQNEFDNVTEDSVLPRETLQYYPGYSDFEDSPDADELQYPRVPSKWTYQANGNGDGEELYYSNAQREAYFNSIDPYTPQAIFDIWSNYYNRELREPTAPMFPQCMGHPACLTEAEIRERTRQTHIKWYAATGLLGDAYPLPKPIVEPTYPPRPKNIYGAVGDGRPSKGSSASGESDEAFVENMQLQSSKDQVKSELALLDTVLGRANLNPRRGNRVEKWN